In Bacillus cytotoxicus NVH 391-98, the following are encoded in one genomic region:
- a CDS encoding AraC family transcriptional regulator, which translates to MTKSINLVDIEYTCNVFFQSFKIPVCFLDTNKNILRKFTSQNLSNPLYTSKEEELYTLYQKGDPYNVPIFRTTQYLEHFILIHIRNDYIVNGTVIIGPATHIHFSDEIIDNMLKDLNSSTSPKKLKNYFLSLPVKDKWFLVNIACLCYNLIYKKRLDTNTFLNKNNSLDEINTNIFNKYSYIPIKKMTESINFNFSLEQRLLVAIKDGDKESCLKYYDAYSQETIKSMSSLNQLRYQKNKGISSITLVAKYAIKGGLPSGIARTLGEMYIQNIEKSKDIKTIDKLLKVALCTFADRVKEHKAQHHSKAITTCQNYIFKNIYQKISVKQLARMVNMNPNYLSILFKEEVGISLNEYIQRERVEEAKKLLTLTDYSLSDICAWLNFSDQSYFTKVFKKFTNKTPGKYRKHFTII; encoded by the coding sequence ATGACTAAATCAATCAATCTAGTCGATATAGAATACACTTGCAATGTATTTTTTCAATCTTTCAAAATCCCAGTTTGTTTTTTAGATACTAACAAAAATATTCTTCGTAAATTTACATCACAAAATCTTTCTAACCCTCTCTATACCTCAAAGGAGGAAGAATTATATACACTTTATCAGAAAGGTGATCCATATAATGTTCCTATCTTCAGAACCACTCAATATCTAGAGCATTTCATTTTAATTCACATAAGGAACGATTACATAGTTAATGGTACGGTTATTATTGGCCCTGCAACGCATATACATTTTTCAGACGAGATAATTGACAACATGCTAAAAGATTTGAATTCCTCTACAAGTCCCAAAAAATTAAAGAACTACTTTCTTTCATTACCAGTCAAAGATAAATGGTTCTTAGTGAATATAGCATGTCTATGTTATAACTTAATCTATAAAAAGAGATTAGATACAAATACCTTTTTAAATAAGAACAACTCACTTGATGAGATAAATACAAATATCTTCAATAAATATTCATATATTCCAATAAAAAAGATGACTGAATCTATTAATTTTAATTTTTCATTAGAACAACGATTACTTGTGGCTATCAAAGATGGGGATAAAGAATCATGTCTCAAATATTATGATGCATATTCACAAGAAACAATTAAATCCATGTCTTCACTTAATCAGTTGCGATACCAAAAAAATAAAGGGATTTCTTCCATCACACTTGTTGCTAAATATGCGATAAAGGGTGGTCTTCCTTCTGGAATCGCTCGTACACTTGGTGAGATGTATATACAAAATATCGAAAAATCAAAAGATATAAAAACCATTGATAAATTGCTAAAAGTTGCTCTGTGTACATTTGCAGATCGTGTAAAGGAACATAAAGCGCAGCACCATTCAAAAGCTATCACTACTTGTCAAAACTATATTTTTAAAAATATTTACCAAAAAATATCTGTTAAGCAACTTGCTCGTATGGTCAATATGAATCCAAATTACTTATCTATATTATTCAAAGAAGAAGTCGGAATCTCATTAAATGAATATATTCAACGCGAGCGCGTAGAAGAAGCAAAAAAATTACTAACTTTAACGGATTATTCTTTATCCGACATTTGTGCTTGGCTCAATTTTAGTGACCAAAGCTACTTTACTAAAGTTTTTAAAAAGTTCACTAATAAAACACCTGGAAAATATCGAAAACACTTCACCATAATATAA
- a CDS encoding RsfA family transcriptional regulator, producing the protein MKTRQDAWTKEDDFLLAETVLRHIRSGSTQLKAFDEVGDQLNRTSAACGFRWNAEVRQNYEEAIQLAKKQRKELKRSEARIEKEKYLKTKEEKQLIINAKSSEDIPSNLKSLTMQDVISFLQNIEQHQPSLTKLQNENKILQTKLTSLQKINDELETKLVALTKQQQTIEKDYAMLVRIMDRARHLVSKDQQTEQIAPIFKTDQNGDLDIICSAEN; encoded by the coding sequence ATGAAAACGCGCCAAGATGCATGGACGAAAGAAGATGATTTCCTGTTAGCAGAAACCGTATTACGACATATTCGTAGCGGAAGTACACAGTTAAAAGCGTTTGATGAAGTTGGAGATCAGTTAAACCGAACGTCCGCAGCGTGCGGATTTAGATGGAATGCAGAAGTTCGACAAAATTATGAAGAGGCCATACAACTTGCAAAAAAACAAAGAAAAGAATTAAAACGTTCGGAAGCTAGAATAGAAAAAGAAAAATATCTCAAAACAAAAGAAGAAAAGCAACTTATAATCAATGCCAAAAGTTCAGAGGACATTCCAAGCAACTTAAAATCACTTACAATGCAAGATGTCATTTCATTTTTACAAAATATAGAACAACATCAACCTTCACTTACAAAGTTACAAAATGAAAATAAAATATTGCAAACAAAGCTTACTTCTTTACAAAAAATAAATGATGAGCTTGAAACAAAATTAGTTGCTCTAACAAAGCAACAACAAACGATTGAGAAAGATTACGCAATGCTTGTAAGAATTATGGATCGCGCACGTCATCTCGTTTCAAAAGATCAGCAAACAGAACAAATCGCCCCTATTTTTAAAACGGATCAAAATGGAGATTTGGATATTATATGTTCGGCCGAAAACTAA
- a CDS encoding SpaA isopeptide-forming pilin-related protein gives MRPQLKKISIHFMVFLLTCVNLVIYLPKEVHASTVELKGLGNISHYNAVVFGNHSAIGGDIEGAIAIQGDMDASGYTVVGAATGGGNIVGERWIDEGYPSLLLSGKMKKSRGESFIVQHGIVVMTKEADLNNILQSYNRIVYKEKSEIDAKFNEFRNIVDQVNRDASQYKTNNPVPKMSYGIGEDMKNPNIYVSSEMTGKSSLEVRDVYLPNADNKDFIVMYSDATEIAFKNGSILYDTNNVGTATDVVQTSQPYNPHSPFNKLYEKVIWAFPNAKKITTDGYGVVGSVFAPNAVLEAKGGSINGQIFVGELHQRGGFEGHNFQLNWKNWNKHGTGKVKIKKVDTKNIDKRLAGAKFNIVDGNEKVVEKLETDEKGEAISKDLPIGEYKIVETEAPAGYELLKDKVTVTVKQKETVEMMVKNKKAPDSVGRVKLKKVDTDNVDKTLAGAKFNLVDGNEKVVEKLETDEKGEAISKDLPIGEYKIVEIEAPSGYELSKDKVIVTVKQKETVEMVVKNKKAPDPVGRVKLKKVDTDNVDKTLAGAKFNLVDGNEKVVEKLETDEKGEAISKDLPIGEYKIVEIEAPVGYELSKDKVIVTVKQKETVEMIVKNKKAPDSVGQIEIEKVDAEDSSMKLKGAMFQILNKDGIEVGILTTDEKGKAISKQLALGKYMIKEIKAPDGYMLLRDSIEIEVTETEGTQKITVENTKDDWTIPNTGGTGTTIFYTSGVMLMFVMLFLLFRKRNHK, from the coding sequence TTGAGACCACAATTGAAGAAGATAAGTATTCATTTTATGGTTTTTTTACTTACATGTGTGAATCTTGTAATATATTTACCGAAAGAAGTACATGCATCTACAGTAGAATTAAAAGGGTTAGGTAATATCTCTCATTATAATGCAGTCGTTTTTGGTAATCATAGTGCGATAGGTGGAGATATTGAGGGAGCGATAGCAATTCAAGGTGATATGGATGCGTCAGGTTATACCGTTGTAGGTGCTGCAACTGGAGGGGGTAACATAGTTGGTGAAAGATGGATTGACGAAGGATATCCATCCTTGTTATTGTCAGGGAAAATGAAAAAATCTAGAGGAGAATCTTTTATAGTTCAACACGGAATCGTTGTAATGACAAAAGAGGCTGATTTAAATAACATATTACAATCTTATAATCGTATTGTTTATAAAGAAAAATCAGAAATTGATGCGAAATTTAATGAGTTTCGTAATATAGTTGATCAGGTCAATAGGGACGCAAGTCAATACAAAACAAATAACCCGGTACCAAAAATGAGTTATGGTATTGGGGAAGATATGAAGAATCCAAATATATATGTTTCATCAGAAATGACAGGGAAATCAAGTTTAGAGGTGAGAGATGTATATTTACCGAATGCTGATAATAAAGATTTTATTGTTATGTATTCTGATGCAACAGAGATTGCTTTTAAAAACGGGTCAATATTGTATGATACAAACAATGTTGGGACAGCTACCGATGTAGTACAGACTTCACAACCTTATAATCCTCATTCACCGTTTAATAAGCTGTATGAGAAAGTTATTTGGGCATTTCCTAATGCCAAAAAGATTACAACAGATGGTTATGGTGTTGTCGGAAGTGTATTTGCTCCAAATGCAGTGCTAGAAGCGAAAGGTGGTTCCATCAATGGACAAATATTTGTGGGTGAACTACATCAAAGAGGTGGGTTTGAAGGGCATAACTTTCAATTAAACTGGAAGAACTGGAACAAGCATGGCACAGGAAAAGTGAAAATAAAGAAAGTCGATACGAAAAATATCGATAAGAGATTGGCGGGAGCAAAGTTTAATATTGTAGATGGGAACGAAAAAGTAGTAGAAAAATTAGAGACGGATGAAAAAGGAGAAGCAATATCAAAAGATTTACCGATAGGTGAATACAAAATTGTTGAAACAGAAGCGCCAGCGGGCTATGAATTATTAAAAGATAAAGTAACGGTAACAGTAAAGCAAAAAGAGACAGTAGAAATGATGGTGAAAAATAAAAAAGCTCCTGATTCAGTAGGTAGAGTGAAACTGAAGAAAGTCGATACGGACAATGTAGATAAAACATTGGCAGGAGCGAAGTTTAATCTTGTAGACGGGAACGAAAAAGTAGTAGAAAAATTAGAGACGGATGAAAAAGGGGAAGCAATATCAAAAGATTTACCGATAGGTGAATACAAAATCGTTGAAATAGAAGCACCATCGGGCTACGAATTATCAAAAGATAAAGTAATAGTAACAGTAAAACAAAAAGAGACAGTAGAAATGGTGGTGAAAAATAAAAAAGCCCCCGATCCGGTAGGTAGAGTGAAACTGAAGAAAGTCGATACGGACAATGTAGATAAAACATTGGCAGGAGCGAAGTTTAATCTTGTAGACGGGAACGAAAAAGTAGTAGAAAAATTAGAGACGGATGAAAAAGGGGAAGCAATATCAAAAGATTTACCGATAGGTGAATACAAAATCGTTGAAATAGAAGCACCAGTGGGCTACGAATTATCAAAAGATAAAGTAATAGTAACAGTAAAACAAAAAGAGACAGTAGAAATGATAGTGAAAAATAAAAAAGCCCCTGATTCAGTAGGACAGATTGAGATTGAGAAAGTGGATGCCGAGGATTCAAGTATGAAATTAAAAGGGGCTATGTTTCAAATTTTAAATAAAGACGGGATAGAAGTTGGTATATTAACGACAGATGAAAAAGGTAAGGCTATTTCTAAACAATTGGCACTTGGAAAATATATGATTAAAGAAATAAAAGCACCGGACGGTTACATGTTGCTTAGGGATTCGATTGAGATAGAAGTTACAGAAACGGAAGGAACACAAAAAATAACAGTAGAAAATACGAAGGATGATTGGACAATTCCCAATACTGGCGGTACTGGGACGACAATATTTTATACGAGCGGTGTTATGTTGATGTTTGTAATGTTATTTTTATTGTTCCGTAAGAGAAATCATAAATAA
- the mnmA gene encoding tRNA 2-thiouridine(34) synthase MnmA, with product MNKLPHETRVVIGMSGGVDSSVAALLLKEQGYDVIGIFMKNWDDTDENGVCTATEDYNDVIEVCNQIGIPYYAVNFEKQYWDKVFTYFLDEYRAGRTPNPDVMCNKEIKFKAFLEHAMALGADYVATGHYARVAYMDGEYKMLRGVDDNKDQTYFLNQLGQEQLSKTMFPLGELKKPQIREMAKEAGLATATKKDSTGICFIGERNFKDFLSNYLPAQPGVMQTLSGEVKGKHDGLMYYTIGQRHGLGIGGNGDPWFVVGKNLKENILYVDQGFHNELLYGDEVIATNVNWVSDRAKEKEFKCTAKFRYRQEDNGVTVQIVDENTIRILCDEPIRAITPGQAVVFYDGDECLGGATIDEVYRSGEQLDYLG from the coding sequence ATGAACAAACTACCTCACGAAACGCGCGTTGTCATCGGGATGTCTGGTGGCGTCGATTCATCTGTAGCTGCGCTTTTACTAAAAGAGCAAGGATATGATGTAATCGGAATTTTTATGAAGAACTGGGATGATACAGACGAAAATGGTGTCTGTACAGCAACAGAAGATTACAATGATGTTATTGAAGTTTGTAATCAAATCGGTATCCCGTATTATGCAGTAAACTTTGAAAAGCAATATTGGGATAAAGTATTTACGTACTTTTTAGATGAGTACCGAGCTGGTCGTACTCCGAATCCAGATGTAATGTGCAACAAGGAAATTAAATTTAAAGCCTTTTTAGAGCATGCGATGGCGCTTGGTGCAGACTATGTCGCAACAGGACATTATGCACGTGTAGCTTATATGGATGGCGAATATAAAATGTTGCGCGGTGTAGATGATAATAAAGATCAAACGTATTTCTTAAATCAGTTAGGTCAAGAACAATTATCTAAAACGATGTTTCCATTAGGTGAATTAAAGAAACCGCAAATTCGTGAAATGGCGAAAGAAGCCGGTTTAGCAACAGCTACGAAAAAAGATAGTACAGGTATTTGCTTTATCGGTGAGCGCAACTTTAAAGATTTCTTAAGCAACTACTTACCTGCTCAACCAGGTGTGATGCAAACATTATCTGGTGAAGTAAAAGGGAAACATGATGGTCTGATGTACTATACAATCGGGCAACGTCATGGCCTTGGTATTGGTGGTAATGGTGACCCGTGGTTTGTTGTTGGGAAAAACTTGAAAGAGAATATCTTATATGTTGATCAAGGGTTCCATAATGAACTTTTATACGGCGATGAAGTCATTGCGACAAATGTAAACTGGGTAAGCGATAGAGCGAAAGAAAAAGAATTTAAGTGCACAGCAAAATTCCGTTATCGTCAAGAAGATAACGGTGTAACGGTTCAAATCGTAGATGAAAATACAATCCGTATTCTTTGTGATGAACCAATTCGGGCGATTACACCAGGACAAGCGGTCGTTTTCTATGATGGAGATGAATGCTTAGGCGGTGCAACAATTGATGAAGTATACCGAAGTGGTGAACAGTTAGACTACCTAGGATAA
- a CDS encoding SpaA isopeptide-forming pilin-related protein — MKKLLSMILVFVLMFSTLPSLFANAASKTKGSLTIHKYEQEKDKIAGAEGDGSAKQDVPKDAKPLKGVTFEVKQVASFEKISSDGKIVKEAVKPVETATPVKVTTNEKGEAVLKELPLGRYEVKEVAGPPHVNLNPNTYTVDIPLTNKDGNVLNYDVHMYPKNEIKRGAVELTKTGADNKALAQAEFSLFKEDGTEFKKGLVTDENGYIRVQGLEYGKYYFQETKAPEGYMNDPTKYKFLIANSGTINEDGTITSGEVVKVAVKNYEEPTIDKKINGNLEALPINPLTDYNYDIKTLIPEDIKEYKQYVVTDVLDNRLVIQGKPVVKIDGKEVDSNVVEVVVEGQKVIATVKDFVKLHKKKEFHLQIKSQIKEGVKAGTEILNKATIGFTNKNDVTGDKESKPVIVVPTTGTIELTKIDGANSKKLQGAEFELRDNDGKVVIVEGREVKGVSDKNGIIIWSNLPYGDYQIVETKAPTYTKEDGTTGSYQLLKEPIDVTVNENKQSIKLTVENNKSGWILPATGGMGTAIFTVLGLMLMAVAAFAFFRKKSANN; from the coding sequence ATGAAAAAGTTATTGAGTATGATTTTAGTCTTTGTACTAATGTTTTCTACATTGCCTAGCTTATTTGCAAATGCAGCTTCAAAAACAAAAGGCTCTTTAACAATTCATAAGTATGAACAAGAGAAAGACAAAATAGCAGGGGCTGAAGGGGATGGTTCTGCGAAGCAAGATGTGCCGAAAGATGCCAAGCCATTAAAAGGTGTAACGTTTGAGGTGAAACAAGTGGCATCCTTTGAGAAAATTTCGAGTGATGGAAAGATTGTGAAAGAAGCAGTGAAACCTGTAGAGACTGCAACTCCGGTTAAAGTAACAACGAATGAAAAAGGAGAAGCGGTATTAAAAGAGCTTCCATTAGGACGTTATGAAGTGAAAGAAGTAGCAGGGCCTCCGCATGTTAACTTAAACCCAAATACGTATACAGTGGATATTCCGCTGACAAATAAAGATGGAAATGTATTAAACTATGATGTTCATATGTATCCAAAGAATGAAATTAAGCGCGGTGCAGTAGAATTAACGAAGACAGGCGCAGACAATAAAGCGCTAGCACAGGCGGAATTCTCTTTATTTAAAGAGGATGGAACAGAATTTAAAAAGGGCTTAGTAACAGATGAGAATGGTTATATTCGCGTACAAGGCTTAGAGTATGGAAAATACTATTTTCAAGAAACAAAAGCGCCAGAAGGATATATGAATGATCCAACAAAATATAAGTTTTTAATTGCAAACTCTGGAACAATTAATGAAGATGGAACAATTACTTCCGGTGAAGTAGTAAAAGTAGCGGTGAAAAACTATGAAGAGCCAACAATTGACAAAAAGATTAATGGAAACTTAGAAGCTTTACCAATTAACCCACTAACAGATTACAATTATGATATTAAAACATTAATTCCAGAAGATATTAAAGAGTATAAGCAGTACGTTGTAACAGACGTGTTAGACAATCGTTTAGTGATTCAAGGTAAGCCAGTTGTGAAAATCGATGGAAAAGAAGTAGATTCAAATGTTGTAGAAGTAGTTGTGGAAGGTCAAAAAGTGATAGCTACTGTGAAAGACTTTGTAAAGTTACATAAGAAAAAAGAATTTCATTTACAAATTAAATCACAAATAAAAGAAGGTGTAAAAGCTGGGACGGAAATTCTGAATAAAGCGACCATTGGGTTTACGAACAAAAACGATGTGACGGGCGATAAGGAATCTAAACCAGTAATTGTTGTTCCGACAACTGGAACGATTGAGTTAACAAAAATTGATGGGGCTAATAGTAAAAAATTACAAGGTGCTGAGTTTGAATTAAGAGATAACGATGGAAAGGTAGTCATTGTAGAAGGAAGAGAAGTAAAAGGTGTATCAGATAAAAATGGTATCATTATATGGAGTAACCTTCCGTATGGAGACTACCAAATTGTTGAAACGAAAGCACCAACATATACAAAAGAAGATGGTACAACAGGTTCTTATCAATTATTAAAGGAACCAATTGATGTGACTGTTAATGAAAATAAACAATCGATTAAATTAACTGTGGAAAATAATAAAAGCGGCTGGATTCTTCCGGCAACAGGAGGCATGGGCACAGCTATTTTTACTGTACTAGGCCTTATGCTAATGGCTGTGGCAGCATTTGCTTTCTTTAGAAAAAAATCTGCGAATAATTAA
- a CDS encoding replication-associated recombination protein A, with amino-acid sequence MKQPLAHRMRPTNISEIIGQQHLVGEGKILWRMVQANHFQSMILYGPPGTGKTSIASAIAGSTGTPFRLLNAVTHNKKDMEVVVQEAKMHRHLVLILDEVHRLDKAKQDFLLPHLESGLLTLIGATTSNPFHAINSAIRSRCQIFELHALTEDDILTGLKRALADKEKGLGEYHVTVTDEAIRHFASASGGDMRSAYNALELAVLSSFATDEQAGEITLEIAEECLQKKSFVHDKDGDAHYDVLSAFQKSVRGSDVNAALHYLARLIEAGDLQSICRRLLIMAYEDIGLASPQAGPRTLAAIESAERVGFPEARIPLANAVIELCLSPKSNSAYKALDAALHDLRNGQTGDIPNHLKDSHYKGAESLGRGIGYLYPHDYPNGWIEQQYLPDKIKNKQYYRPKTTGKFEQALSTVYERLQNSHKTKSKG; translated from the coding sequence ATGAAACAACCACTCGCACACCGAATGCGCCCAACAAATATTTCAGAAATTATCGGGCAACAACATTTAGTTGGTGAAGGGAAAATTTTATGGCGAATGGTTCAAGCCAACCATTTTCAGTCGATGATTTTATACGGTCCTCCTGGCACAGGAAAAACATCGATTGCTAGTGCTATTGCTGGTAGTACCGGGACACCATTTCGTCTATTAAACGCGGTAACACACAACAAAAAAGATATGGAAGTTGTCGTACAAGAAGCAAAAATGCACCGCCACCTTGTGTTAATTTTAGATGAGGTACACCGTCTAGATAAGGCGAAACAAGACTTTCTCTTACCGCATTTAGAAAGCGGGCTCCTTACTTTAATCGGCGCCACAACGAGCAATCCATTTCACGCCATTAACTCAGCGATTCGAAGCCGCTGTCAAATCTTTGAACTACATGCACTGACAGAAGATGATATTTTAACCGGATTAAAACGGGCACTAGCTGATAAAGAAAAAGGGCTCGGAGAATATCATGTAACAGTTACAGATGAAGCAATCCGCCACTTTGCAAGCGCTTCTGGCGGAGATATGCGCTCGGCCTATAATGCACTTGAACTTGCTGTTTTATCAAGCTTTGCAACAGATGAGCAAGCAGGCGAAATTACATTAGAGATTGCAGAAGAATGTTTACAGAAAAAAAGCTTTGTTCACGATAAAGATGGAGACGCTCATTATGACGTCTTATCAGCTTTTCAAAAATCAGTGCGCGGAAGTGATGTCAATGCCGCCCTTCATTACTTAGCTCGTCTAATTGAAGCAGGCGATTTACAAAGCATTTGCAGAAGACTTCTTATTATGGCATATGAGGATATTGGACTTGCTAGCCCGCAAGCTGGCCCTCGAACTTTGGCGGCCATTGAATCGGCGGAACGAGTTGGATTTCCAGAAGCCCGCATTCCACTTGCTAATGCTGTTATTGAACTTTGCTTATCACCAAAATCAAACTCAGCTTATAAAGCGCTTGATGCAGCACTCCACGATTTACGAAATGGACAAACTGGTGATATTCCAAACCACTTAAAAGATAGTCACTATAAAGGAGCTGAATCTTTAGGAAGAGGTATCGGTTATTTATATCCGCATGATTATCCAAACGGATGGATTGAGCAACAATACTTACCTGACAAAATAAAAAATAAGCAGTACTATCGACCAAAAACAACAGGAAAATTCGAACAGGCACTCTCGACTGTTTATGAAAGATTACAGAATTCGCATAAAACAAAGTCTAAAGGGTAA
- a CDS encoding class C sortase: protein MKRNIVFGVFVLGLSIFLYPTISNWLATRAHYSEINSYDKKIKSLQKKEIERRKMEAAEYNKQVQNSTQTFSDPFAEEQKSNQKSYVDALNLGDVMGYIEIPKIDEKLPIYQGTSEEVLSRGVGHLDRSSLPVGGKSTHTVLTGHRGLPSAKLFTDLDKLVEGDLFYIHSLNNILAYEVDQIKVVLPHETDDLLIAENQDYTTLVTCTPYGSNTHRLLIRGERVEYSQKEKERQEMSNGKWFDKWIIIVPIILLCTFLFAIYKRRISR from the coding sequence ATGAAGCGAAATATTGTTTTTGGAGTTTTTGTATTAGGCCTTAGCATTTTCCTATATCCTACTATCAGTAATTGGTTGGCGACGAGGGCACATTATTCTGAGATTAACTCTTATGATAAGAAAATAAAATCATTGCAAAAGAAAGAAATTGAACGTAGGAAAATGGAAGCAGCTGAGTATAACAAACAAGTTCAAAACTCTACGCAAACATTCTCAGATCCGTTTGCTGAAGAACAAAAAAGTAATCAAAAATCGTACGTAGATGCTTTAAATTTGGGCGATGTAATGGGATATATTGAAATACCTAAAATCGATGAAAAATTGCCAATCTATCAAGGAACTTCTGAGGAAGTATTAAGCCGTGGGGTAGGTCATTTAGATAGATCTTCGCTCCCAGTAGGTGGGAAAAGTACGCACACTGTTTTAACGGGGCATCGTGGTTTACCGTCTGCAAAGTTATTTACAGATTTAGATAAGTTAGTTGAAGGAGATCTTTTCTATATTCATTCCTTAAATAATATTCTTGCTTATGAAGTAGATCAAATAAAAGTAGTGTTACCACATGAAACGGATGATTTACTAATTGCAGAAAATCAAGATTATACAACGTTAGTTACATGTACGCCGTATGGATCAAATACACATAGATTGCTTATTCGAGGTGAGCGTGTAGAGTATAGTCAAAAAGAAAAAGAGCGACAAGAAATGAGTAATGGGAAATGGTTCGATAAGTGGATAATCATTGTTCCAATCATACTGTTATGTACATTTCTATTCGCAATTTATAAGAGAAGAATAAGTAGATAA
- the cymR gene encoding cysteine metabolism transcriptional regulator CymR, which yields MKISTKGRYGLTIMIDLAKKFGEGPISLKSIAKAHDLSEHYLEQLISPLRNARLVKSTRGAYGGYVLSDQPANITAGDVIRVLEGPISVVEMLEEEEPAQRQLWMRVRDAVQEVLDSTTLEDLVRYEEENNGGYMFYI from the coding sequence ATGAAAATTTCAACAAAAGGCCGCTATGGTTTAACGATTATGATCGATCTTGCGAAAAAGTTTGGTGAAGGACCGATTTCATTAAAATCAATTGCTAAAGCGCACGATTTATCTGAGCATTATTTAGAGCAATTAATTTCCCCGCTTCGCAATGCTCGTCTTGTAAAAAGTACGCGCGGGGCATATGGTGGTTATGTATTGTCTGATCAACCAGCTAATATAACGGCAGGCGATGTAATTCGTGTGTTGGAAGGGCCAATTAGCGTCGTTGAGATGCTAGAGGAGGAAGAGCCCGCACAGCGTCAACTATGGATGCGTGTTCGTGATGCAGTACAAGAAGTATTAGATAGTACAACATTGGAAGATTTAGTACGCTATGAGGAAGAAAATAATGGGGGTTATATGTTTTACATTTAA
- a CDS encoding cysteine desulfurase family protein, producing the protein MERIYLDHAATSKVHPEVVEKMIPYMTEMFGNPSSIHFYGRQARHAVDEARRTCARSINANPNEIIFTSGGTEADNLALLGVTRANRHKGNHIITTKIEHHAILHTCEVLEREGFEVTYLPVDETGRVQMDDVKAALTDQTILVSVMFGNNEVGTVQPIAEIGELLKEHQAYFHTDAVQAYGLMKIDVQELGIDLLSISAHKINGPKGVGFLYANAQVKFEPLLTGGEQERKRRAGTENVPSIVGLGHAISLAEETREQKSAHYEEFKDIMIAVFQKEDITFEVNGNVEYRLPHVLNVSFTGMNIEPFLVNLDLAGIAVSSGSACTAGSIDPSHVLVAMFGKDSDKIRSSVRFSFGLGNTKEQVEKAAYETVKIVKRFSQN; encoded by the coding sequence ATGGAACGCATTTACTTAGATCATGCAGCAACATCTAAAGTTCATCCAGAAGTGGTCGAAAAGATGATTCCATATATGACGGAAATGTTTGGAAACCCCTCTAGTATTCATTTTTATGGACGACAAGCCCGCCATGCTGTAGATGAAGCAAGACGCACTTGTGCGCGCAGCATTAATGCCAATCCAAATGAAATTATTTTTACAAGCGGCGGTACAGAGGCTGACAATTTAGCGCTTTTAGGTGTAACGCGTGCAAATCGTCATAAAGGGAACCATATTATTACGACAAAGATTGAACATCACGCTATTTTGCATACATGTGAGGTGCTAGAGCGCGAGGGATTTGAAGTGACATATTTGCCCGTTGATGAAACAGGGCGCGTGCAAATGGATGATGTGAAGGCGGCGTTAACGGATCAAACGATTCTTGTATCTGTTATGTTTGGAAATAATGAAGTGGGAACCGTTCAACCAATTGCAGAAATTGGAGAACTTTTAAAAGAACATCAAGCTTATTTCCATACAGATGCTGTACAAGCCTATGGTTTAATGAAGATTGACGTACAAGAACTGGGAATTGATTTATTATCCATTTCTGCTCATAAGATTAATGGTCCAAAAGGTGTCGGTTTTTTATATGCGAACGCACAAGTGAAATTTGAACCTTTATTAACAGGTGGAGAACAAGAGCGAAAGCGCCGGGCTGGTACGGAAAATGTGCCAAGTATTGTCGGGCTTGGGCATGCTATTTCACTTGCGGAGGAAACGCGTGAGCAAAAAAGTGCCCACTATGAAGAATTTAAAGATATAATGATAGCTGTCTTTCAAAAAGAAGACATTACTTTTGAGGTAAACGGAAATGTAGAATATCGCTTGCCGCATGTGTTGAATGTAAGTTTCACAGGGATGAATATTGAACCGTTTCTTGTGAACTTAGATTTAGCTGGTATTGCAGTATCAAGTGGTTCTGCTTGTACAGCTGGTTCGATTGATCCATCACACGTATTAGTGGCGATGTTTGGAAAAGATTCCGATAAAATACGTTCATCCGTACGCTTTAGTTTTGGGCTTGGGAATACGAAAGAACAAGTAGAAAAAGCGGCGTACGAAACAGTGAAAATCGTGAAGCGATTCTCGCAAAACTAG